CGACCGGCCTCCCCCGCCCTGGCAGCCTCAATAGCTGCGTTAAGTGCAAGAAGATTGGTCTGATCGGCAATATCATTAATGACACTGATGATTCGCCCGATCTCGCCTGCCTGCGTATTCAGTTTGCCGACTTCCTGCTCCAGTTCCACAGCCTCTCTCGACACCTGATTAATAGCGGCGACAGCCTTGTCCACCATGGCAACCCCCTCGGCCGCGGATGTATTGGCTTCATCTGCGGCTCCCCTGGTTGCTGTGGCATTTCGAGCCACCTCAATGACGGTTTCGGTCATATTTTCCATGGCCAATGCCACAGCAGAGGTCTGCTTGCGCTGTTTCTGCGCCCCTTGAGCCTGGTCATCGGCTGAAGCCGACAACAACTCCGTAGCCGATGCAACGTGCTCGGCAAGACCACTGATCCGTTCACCAGCCTGCGTCATTCGGTGCTGCTGCTGTTCAATTTGACGCAAACTTTCCATCTGCACCGTCATATCAATAAAAGCAGCAACCGCACCGACAAGAGCGCCGTCACGATCATGAACAAAGCTGATGAAAAGCTGAACTGAAATTTTTCTTTTATCCCATAGAACAAGATCAACCGTATCCACCAGAGGTTTACCGGTTTTCAGTGCCCGTTCCGTCAAGGAGACACCATCCCGGCCGTATAACGCCTGACTGACAGTCTTACCCGCCACCTGTTCAACATTTTTTTTGATCATCTCCAGCATAGACTGAGAGGCAAGGAGAATCACACCATCTTTATCACATACGAAAGCAGGACTCCCCAGCTCGAGGAAAGCCCCTTCAAAAAAAACGGCCCGCTTCTGCACATCACACATGGCTTTCGCACACAGCCCCAAGGCACCACCAAACTCTTGAATAATCCTCGAGTCAGGAATGGTACAGGATGCTATGTTTTCAAGGGCACTCTGGACCCGTTTTCGATATCTGGAAAACATCAATCCGGCAGCACAGGTAAGAATCAAACCACAAACAGCACCAACGCCATATGCCAACCAACCTCCTACAGCAGTGGCGACTGCAAATACGCCACACAACAATATGCCCCCGAAAATCATC
The genomic region above belongs to uncultured Pseudodesulfovibrio sp. and contains:
- a CDS encoding methyl-accepting chemotaxis protein: MFIGPMGMIFGGILLCGVFAVATAVGGWLAYGVGAVCGLILTCAAGLMFSRYRKRVQSALENIASCTIPDSRIIQEFGGALGLCAKAMCDVQKRAVFFEGAFLELGSPAFVCDKDGVILLASQSMLEMIKKNVEQVAGKTVSQALYGRDGVSLTERALKTGKPLVDTVDLVLWDKRKISVQLFISFVHDRDGALVGAVAAFIDMTVQMESLRQIEQQQHRMTQAGERISGLAEHVASATELLSASADDQAQGAQKQRKQTSAVALAMENMTETVIEVARNATATRGAADEANTSAAEGVAMVDKAVAAINQVSREAVELEQEVGKLNTQAGEIGRIISVINDIADQTNLLALNAAIEAARAGEAGRGFAVVADEVRKLAEKTMDATREVESAIGMIQTRSQKATDSMRATALQVAESTELSNKAGETLQHIMISIQDMVERVAEIATAAGQQSAAAEEVMHSVEEIAVIAEDADEAAGQAASATRDMADLARDLLSVSQEFRDSDGEMSLRESKSEMKGVLPKLAQEYVLQEYGKTLYADMQKTMGHPVFLPTESYPDQVLVQMAEFVSHAVGVTLRNFFLGFGQFSIEQFNKIYPGHFREESLKDFYLRMNDVHSQLTKTQPGIKPPSFTYEDKGDVLFMNYRSSRSLFHYFEGILLGAARYKGERVNVVVKPFDEETARAEIAFLGKV